The genomic interval agaatacactttcttttcaagtgctcatggaacattctccaggatagaccatatcttgggtcacaaatcaagccttggtaaatttaaggaaattgaaattgtatcaagtatcttttccgaccacaacactatgagactagatatcaattacagtaaaaaatctgtaaaaagtacaagcacatggaggctaaacaatacttaataaccaagagatcactaaagaaatcaaagaggaaatcaaaaaatacttagaaacaaataacaaggaaaacacaatgacccaaaatgtATGAGATGCAGCAGAcacagttttaagagggaaatttatagcaatacaatcctacctcaagaaacaagaaacatctcaaataaacaacctaacattacacctaaaacaattagagaaagaagaacaaaaaaactccaaagttagcagaaggaaagaaatcataaagatcagatcagaaataaatgaaaaagacatgaaggaaacaacagcaaagatcaataaaactaaaagctggttctttgagaagataaaagacgttgataaaccattagccagactaatcaagaaaaaagggagaagactcaaatcaatagaattagaagtgaagacggagaagtgacaactgagactgcagaaatacaaaggatcatgagagattactacaagcaaccatatgccagtaaaatggacaacctggaagaaatggacaaattcttagaaaagcacaaacttctgagactaaaccaagaagaaacagaaaatataaacagaccaatcgcaagcactgaaattgaaactgtgattaaaaatcttccaacaaacaaaagcccaggaccagatggcttcacaggcgaattctatcaaacatttagagaagagctgacacctatccttctcaaactcttcaaaatatagcagagggaggaacacccccaaactcattctgcaagaccacatcaccctgataccaaaaccagacagagatgtcacaaagaaagaaaactacaggccaatatcactgataaacatagatgcaaaaatcctcaacaaaagactagcaaacagaatccagcagcacattaaaaggatcataccccatgatcaaatggggtttatctcaggaatgcaaggattcttcaatatatgcaaatcaatcaaagtgataaaccaaattaacaaattgaaggagaaaaaccatgtgatcatctcagtagTTGCAGAAAAAAGATTTCgacaaaatcaacacccatttatgataaagtcTCCAGAaaacaggcatagagggaacttaacctcaacataataaaggccatatatgacaaacccacagccaacatcgttctcaatggtgaaaaactgaaaccatttcctctaagatcaggaacaagacgaggttgcccactctcaccaatattattgaacatagttctggaagttttagcaacagcaatcagagaagaaaaagaaataaaaggaattcaaattggaaaagaagtaaagctatcactgtttgcagatgacatgataatatacatagagaatcctaaggactctaccagaaaactactagagctaatcaacaaatttggtaaagctgcaggatccaaaattaatgcacagaaatctcttgcattcctatacattaatgatgaaaaatctgaaagagaaattaaggaaacattcccatttaccactgcaacaaaaagaataaaatacctaggaatgaacctaccaaaggagacaaaagacctgtatgcagaaaactataagacacagatgaaagaaattaaagatgatacaaacagatggagagatataccatgttcttggattggaagactcaacactgtgaaaatgactatactacccaaagcaatctacagattcaatgcaatccctatcaaactaccaatggcatttttcacagaactagaacaaaaaatttcacaatttgtatggaaacacaaaaggccctgaatagccaaagcaatcttgagaaagaaaaacggagctggaggaatcagactccctgacttcagactatattacaaagctacagtaatcaagacagtatggtactggcacaagaacagaaatacagattaatggaacaggatagaaagcccagagataaacccatgcacatatggtcaccttatctttgataaaggaggcaagaatatacaatggagaaaagacagcctcttcaataagtggtgctgggcgaactggacagccacatgtaaaagaatgaaattagaacactccctaacaccatacacaaaaataaactcaaagtgaattaaagacctaagtgtaaggccagacactatcaaactcttagaagaaaacataggcagaacactctatgacataaatcatagcaagatcctttttgacccacctcctagagaaatggaaataaaaacaaaaacaaatggaacctaatgaaacttaaaagcttttgcacagcaaaggaaactataaacaagatgaaaagacaaccctcagaatggtagaaaatatgtgcaaatgaagcaactgacaaaggattcatctccaaaatttacaagcggctcatgcagctcaataccaaaaaaaccccaacccaatccaaaaatgggcagaaggcctaaatagacatttctccaaagaagatatacagattgccagcaaacacatgaaagaatgttcaatatcactaatcattagagaaatgcaaatctaaactacagtgaggtatcacctcacaccagtcagaatggccatcatcaaaaaatctacaaacaataaatgctggagaggctgtggagaaaagggaaccctcttgcactgttgatgtgaatgtaaattgatacagccactatggagaacagtatggaggttccttaagaaagtaaaaatagaactaccatatgacccagcaatcccactactgggtatataccctgagaaaaccataattcaaaaagagtcatgtaccagagtgttcattgcagctctgtttacaatagcgaggacatggacgcaacctaagtatccatcaacagatgaatggataaaggtgatgtggaacatatataaaatagaatattactcagccataaaaagaaatgaaattgagttatttgtagtgaggtggatggacctagagtcttgtcatacagagtgaagtaagtcagaaagagaaaaacaaataccgtatgctaacacatatatatggaatctaaaaaaaaaaaaaaaggttatgaagtacctagggacaagacaggaataaagacacagacatagagaatggacttgaggacacggtgagggggaacggtaagctgggacgaaatgagagagtggcatagacttatctacactaccaaatgtgaaacagatagctagtgggaagaatccgcatagcacagggagatcagctcggtgctttgtgaccacctagagggctgggatagggagggttggagggagatgcaaaagggaggagatatggggatatatgtatacgtatagctgattcactttgttttaaagcagaaactaacacaccattgtaaagcaattatactccaatacagatatttttaaaaaaattgacataCAAGACTGTTTAAGTTTAGAAACAACATTGGAATTACATTTTTTCGGACCAAAACTATAACCTCTCAAAGTTGCAGAAGTGCAGTGAATGCAGCATAGCTGAACTAGGGACAAGCTTATTCCTGGAACCAAAATTCCCAATTCTGAAAGAGTGTGATGCCTAGGACCTTTGGGGGACCTCACACTCCCTGTATTCAGCAAAACAGgcatgttatttcttcttctaacACCACCAGCAGAAACGAAGATTGCAGAAGCACTGTGACTTGTGGAGGCAGattctcactttctttttagttttcaagCCATCCCTTACAGGCTGAGATGCagtctcttaatttcttttcatggaCCTCGGCTCAATGCTTATGTAACAGCTTGGCCTTTTGACAGAAATTAGGCTCTGTGCTGGGACAAGTTGCTAGTTGTATCAGGAGTCTTAAACTTTGAAATccccaaatatattattttaaaggtcTTGAGTGCTCGTTCAGATGATAAATTATGACATTTATACAGAAACCAATACGAATTCAAATGTAAGAGATCCAGAGTGGCTAGAGCCTAGGGGGGGTTATGGAGACAAGGTAGTAGAAAGAATTCTGGAAAGAACGTTGGAAGACCTTTAATGTCAAGGAGCCCAGACTGTACTTGGTAATTGTGGAAAGTCCTAATGGATTAGAAAGCAGGGCAATAGTATAAAAGTGGTGCTTCTAGGCCATAGATGATATGAGAAATTGAAGAcgaaattagttttaaaaaatttgcatatGTAGTGAAGAATATTGAGAAAGCATCACAACAAATTAGTAGTACAGTAATTATCTGAGTGATAGAATTatcaatgctttttattttacccATCTGTGTTACTTAATTTTATTGATAACACATATGTGTTGCTTTGCATTAAAGAAGGCCTAAATATTTAGGCCTTCTTTAATGCAAAcaatgtaaatgtttattttataatgaaaaaattcaaatacaagaaagaatattaaaatgaatcCCACATACACGTCACCCAGATTAAACAATGATCaagattttgccatatttgccccctctctccctttttcctttctttcctttcattcctttacCAGTATCTTACCCCTGCTGGTTCTTGTGTCTTCCTGACCTGACCCATTAGTTCTTGATAGCTTCCTTGCTTTCCAGCAGCAAGATGTCCCAGACTCCTCTTAAGGCCACAGGCCTGAAATCAGCCTGTCTTTCAAGGTGCTCTGTTTCCTTTCAGCgggtgaaaaattattttaagaaataaaggtataagctaacaacaacaacaagatgcccctaaaataaaaagaagggcaCCTGGATATAAACTCCATGAAATATGTGTAAAAGCTCTAAGGaaaattataaagttttataAGACATACACAAAAGCTTTGAAAAAGTCAAGGCACATGTCACCCTAAACACGTATTCAcgttgtttacaaatattttattctgtataaGCTTTTAGTTTAACTCAAATAGGATTTCattacaatgggaaaaggattaAGAAATGCATATGAAGAAAGAGAACGCATAGGTTGATTCTGAAAAGTACAAAAGGCAACTTACACCATTTGACAAAAAGTACTCACATTATGGTAGTCTTTAAAACCAGGAGGAAGAAAAACGTCAAAAAGATACCACCAAACATGAAATGATGCCTCACCTCACTATTAAAAACATGGAAATTCAATCAGGCTAATAACTTGAATAGCAGTGAGTCACCTTCACTTGCTCAGGTAGTAGATAAGAACCATGTTTGACCACAGGACAGGGTTTTTAAAACAGGCAAGTATAAGCAAATACTATTCAGCATCAGGGAAActgagaacaaataatcctaacaaTGTGTCAATTCTGATGCATTGTTTTCAGGATCATTCTCTTCTGACTACTGTTGATGGACAGTGAGTGGACATGCGATTCACACTGGGCCAGATCCATTTCTTTGGAAATTTAAACTTGGGTTAAGGAAGGCGGTCTCTCTCAAAACAAGCTGAGGCTGAAATCTACAAAACTGAGCAGCTGTAGGGGCCCCCGGGTTCAAATGCCCTTGAGCAAGACCCCACATGATAGCCTTCTGCTTTCTGAGTGGTTGATGCCAGTAGGAGTACTATGCAATCAGAGTTGACCTGAGATATCTTATTTGCATTCATTTGCCTCTTGCTTTTATTCCAATCAGAAATTGTTTATTCAATACCTCATTTGAATACACAGTATATAAATAAGCTCTGTGGCTTCACAGCCTGCCATCCTTCTTTTCTCAAGGTAGATAATGGCTGTGTCTCCTATCTCCCAGTCTTTCTCTAAGTTTACTGTCATGTCCAAGAAAGGCTCCAAGAAGCTATCctcaagatgaaaagaaaggcaAGAAGCACCAGAGATGTCACAGACAGTGCCGCGGTTTGCCCCAACCCTCGCATCTCTATGGAAGCCATGTGAATACTGAACTCGTTTGTGACCTTTGAGTACATCACCGGTGAGTCAACCTACTTGGCTCATTACAACAGACTCTTTACTATCCTCtacagcagcggtccccaacctttttggcaccagggaccggtttcaaggaagacaatttttccatggacggtggtggggggaggggtggtttcaggatgattcaagtgcgTTAcctttattgtgcactttatttctattattacattgaaatatataatgaaataattatacaacccaccataatgcagaatcagtgggagccctgagcttgttttcacttgtcactcactgatagggttttgatatgagtctgcaagcaattgacttattatggtctctgtgcagtgaaacctctctgctaatgatgatctgtatttgcagccgttCCCCAGCGCtggcatcaccgcctcagctcctcctcagatcatcaggcattagattcccATAAGGAGTGCGCAATCTAGATCTCTCGAATGCGTAGTTCAGAGTACGGTGcatgctcctatgagaatctaacgacactgctgatctgacaggaggcggagctcaggcggtaatgcgagtgatggggagcagctgtaaatacagatgaagcttcgcttgcttgcCCGCCACtcgcctcctgctgtgtggcccggttcctaacaggccatgacCCGTACCGGTCCACGGTCcagggcttggggacccctgctctacagGGAATTCCAGAGAACTAATGCCTGTTGATGACTGGGGAACCAGCCAAGCACGCTGTGTGCAAGGCACTATGCCTCGTCACCAAGTACAACAGCTACAAGAGAGCATTTTTTAGGACACCAACATCTGAAACCAGAGGCTCTTTTCAGAGCCACTCACACTTTCAGTTTATGAGCGATAGTCTATTGAGATTTCATTTGTTATGGATTTGGgactctttgattttaaaaaaatgtgtttttttttttcaataagctTTCTAACTTggaacaattttagatttacataaaAGTTGTAAAAGTAGTTCCCATATACCTCACCATTTCCTCTGTTGTCAACATTTATGCATTTGTCACAACCTAGGAAATAACACTGGTACTTTACTGTGAATTAAACTCTAAACTTTGGGTTTCATTAGATTTTCCCTAATGCTCTTtgtctgttccaggatccaatccaaaatacagttgactcttgaacaactcGGGGTTTGAACTGTGCGCGTATACTTATACGCAGAtacttttcaatagtaaatactacagtgctaTACAGTCTGTGGTTGAATATGTGGATGTGGAAGAACCTTGAATATGGAATCCGACTATAAGGAATATGCTGATTAAACCCGTGTCATGTTGTACTTGacattttcttgtaatgtctccTTAACTGCTCTGGGCTGACAGTTTCTCAGAATTTCCTTGTTTTCGATGAACTTGATAATTTTGAGGACTCATATTCTTTAGAATGTTCCTAACTTGTATTTGTCTGACGTTCTTCTCATGTTTAGACTGAGATTATGTGTTGCTGGGAGGAAGACCAGAGAAGTGAATTGCCCTTCTCAACACATCATATTAATGGCACATGCAAACCACGTGGTTTATCACTGATGATCTTAACACTGATCATTTGCGGTAGTGTTTGCCCGTTTTCTCTACTGTAAAGTCACTCCTGTTTTCCCCTGCCTTTCCATACTCCACTTTGGTAAGTCTGGGGAGTTAAGTTCCAGCTGCTTGATGGGGGAACATCTATATAAATGATTTGAAATTCTTCTGTTTAGAAGATTTTTCACATATCCCTCATTTAGTCAATCACTTACATCAGCATTCTCAGAttttaaattttcacattttagtttttaatgccATGTTCTAAACATAATCTAATTTTGTTCAATATATCTGTACAATTTCCTTTCAGTTTTCGAAATTTTCCCGTCCTTTTGTGCCCTTCTTAATCACATGCCTTATCTATGTACATTAATTCAAAACATGGTTGGCTTTTTCGTAACTCGATTGCTCAACATATTACGTAGTTtactttcatcttttaatttcttaCAGAACTCTATACTTCGTGCCTGCTTCTGTATGTCTTATGTGTTTAGCTCTCACGTGTCTAACAATGACTTTAAAAGAATAACCAGCGACACTTTCTCCTTGAGATAAGGCAAACTGCTGAATTTTCTGTAACTTTATGACAGCCTACCTGTTCATTTGCTTTCCAATTTTTCTTGGTGTTTATAATACAGATCAAATGAAACCATTTGAAAGATCTGACAAAAACTCCCTAATAATTCCAATTATGGTATACCATGTCACATTCCTACCTCTAGTGAGACACTAGTATCCCTCCCCCACATGTGCCACTTAGGTTTTTGATGGACATtacatttaagaaacattttctaaGCACGTGTTAAACCACAGGCATCGCGAATACTTATCAAAATGAGCCTTAAAAGGGTATTAGAATGCTgaagctttgctctttttctctcacCCGATAGGCATCTTGAAGGCCCATGAACTTGCccttcagtaataaaaaaaaaaaagctgcaaagAACCTCACGTGCTAGAATCAACATGATAAAGTTACGGTTAACGGATCTTTCCGGCTGCCTACTTTTGGAATACGTCACAATCACAGACCCAGACAGCCCAGGCACAGCCCTCAATGATAATTTAAGTGGCTCTGAAAAGAGCCTTTGGTATCTTCCTTCACCAGACGTTTAGATTGCTCAACGGTAACCTCCACTTGGATTACTTGCCCTACACTTTGTGATGGTGGCTCTCGGTCTTCCTGGGCAGCAGCACGGCGTGGATGTTCGTCAAAACGCCACCCTGAGTGATAGTCACACCACCCAGCAAATTGTTGAGCTCCTCATCATTACGGACTGCTAGCTGCAAGTGGCACGGGATAATGCGCGTCTTCTTGTCACAGCAGACATTGCCCGCCAACTCCAAGATTTGAGCCGTTATGGACTCTAACACCGCTGCCAAATACACAGGCAAACCAGCCGCAAGGCGCTCGGCATAGTTACCCTTGCAGAGCAGACGATAGATCCGACCAACCGGAAACTGCAAGCCTGCTCTGGATGAGCGAGATTTACCTTTACCGTGGGCTTTACCACCTTGTTTACCACGCCCACACATATCTTTAAAGAGAAACCGCGACGCCAATACAGTGATCTGTAACACCTACGACTGGGCACATTTATAGTCTGACGGTAGGGTGTGCTTTGctttctgattggctgatggcCATCTATCCAATCAGAAATGCTCACGGGAATCACCTCATTTACATACACGAGAGTCCCAGATATCCAATCAGATACTGGCCTCTCCACACGTCACTTGAGTGCTGCCCCTATAAATACCACCCTTTCCGCCTAGCGTCTGTCTTCGTTTCTGTGGCGTTGGTGGGAGCTGTTAGAACTGTTAACGGTATAGAGCTTAACATTAGCTATGCCAGATCAGGCTTCAAGAAGTATTGCTGTTTCTAAGAAAGGATTTAAGAAAGCTATAACAAAGactcaaaggaaagaagaaagaaagcacaAGAGATGCAGGAAAGAGAGTTATTCGATTTATATCTACAAAGTGTTGAAGCAAGTACACCCAGACACCGGTATCTCATCGAAAGCCATGAGTATTATGAATTCCTTCGTTGCTGATGTTTTCGAGCGTATTGCAAACGAGGCCTCCCGCTTGGCTCACTACAATAAGCGATCGACTATTACGTCCAGGGAGATTCAAACGGCCGTGCGCCTGTTGCTGCCAGGAGAGCTGGCTAAGCACGCTGTGTCCGAGGGCACGAAGGCTGTAGCGAAGTACACTACCTCCCTGTAAACTTGCAAAGTGTAAGCAGGCTCCAGTTACAACCCAAAGGCTCTTTTCAGAGCCAGTCATGTTTCTGAAAGAGCTGTGGACTCAACGTAAGTAGGATACTTACGTTATAAACTTTACTACTTAGCTGCCGTTTGTAATTTAGTGACTAACTTTCTACTGTATAGAAGCCCCCATGAGGCTCCAACGGTCTTCAGAAATCAACTGCAGcaaaagaaattcttcagaatGCTTTTTACAGGAAAGTTTATGGTTAATACATACAGAAAGTGTTCTTAGAGTGAAGGAGCTGTAAAGTATAAAAGACGCATTTGTCTCTATAAATGACTGAAAATTCTATAAAGGGCCTGAAGGTGTGGAGAGATCTTGTAAAGTACATTATCCtggttttttttctacttctgtatctGAAAAGTTTGGATTCTGTAGGCCAGCGAAGTTGTTTCAAAGCTCGAGTGGTTTGAGGTCCTCAACTTGGGGTCCTTTTGCCCTGGTGACCTACGTTGTCCAGGACACGTTGATCTGGGATGGGGGAATATTGCTCTCTGTCTCACCGGAAGCCAGCAATCTGGCTAACCACAATTGACTAGAAAACAGTAACTCAAActccttttttggttttttctatAAATAACGGTGTGATCATTTGTGGGTGTTTTGTATGATGAATCATTTAAATAGGTGTTGGTGTCCTGTATTACTGAACTACCTGGACTCCACTCAGCAGATAAGCATTAAACATCAGTGGTAACAATCATGGATCAGAGCCCAGGCTCCAAGGCCCTGCAGTCTCACTGCTCTTCTCCCGACCCTGGCATTACACCCTCATGCTGGTCACAGTTCCAAGTGTTCACTCAGGTCAAAGTAGTGGTAGGAAGACAGTCTATCTCCCTGGGTTTCCAATTGAGAGCAAATGAGGAGGACTTCctctcaagtcccttctctagaaTTGAGCTTAGTCCCACATGCTGCTTGAGTCATTCATCTGCAGGGAAATTGGGACAATGTGATTGATGTGGACCAGTTTACTTAATATGTGTGGCACATTTATTACATTTAGCTCTaggtattttgttttcatttccataaaTAGTGTATTTCCCAATTCATATCTTCCAGCATCTTGTTTTATATGAAAGTactgatttttgtacatttttatatcttattaTATCTTACTGAATTGACTAATTTTTGCATTGGCTTTCTGATATAATTCTGTTGGGTTTTACATGTTTGCAATGATGtctgaaaataataaacatttcacTGCTTCCTTTCAATTTAGTTCACTTCTAATTCCTTTCACCTGATTTCAGTGCCGCATACCTTCATATCAGTGTTAAATAGGGTGGCTATTCTTGTTTTATCCTTCACTTTGCTGAAGATCTACATTATTCCTCATTAGCTATATCATACAATGACGAAGAATTCTATGTCTGCTTTATTGAGAATTGTTAAGAATGCATGttgaaatttataaaatgccTTTTGAGCATCTCTGAAGAATGAGCATAGGCCTTCCCTCTTTATGTATATCATGATgagttatttaaataaacttcTTAATAGTCACCTTTGCATTTTTTTATATAACCCCCTGCTTGGGCATCGTATGTTACTCATTTAATGTTCTGTTGAACTCTGGTTGCCAATGGATCATTTACAATTTATACttcaatattataaattaaattgatctcttttcccttttttgtgtgtgcactGATGTTCAGGTTCTGGTACAAATTTTTAttcaattcataaaaataatatggAGGATAGATGTCCTTTTAATACTCTGGAAGTGTTTGAACAGCATTggaattcccttttctttaaaactttggtaaacttcctttttaaaacaatttgtaCTTGGTGCCCTTTTTCAGATGACAGTTCTTTgacaattatctttatttttctttaatgaattttttCTATTTAGAGTTGCTAAtaatttgtaataagttttggtaaattatatttttcaagacaattttttaaagatattctcTTAGAGATCAGCAAATTGGTCTCTAATGATTTTAACCTCCGCTGTCTTTGTAACTACAGCTCCTTTATTATTCTAAATTTTGTACTTGTGTCTTCTGATTTTTCACAAACCACAATGGTTATtggttaatcttttattttttaagtgtgtttatttatttgctattTCTTTACTCTTGCATTtagttttactgttttctttttcctaattattttttcccGTTTTCCATTATTTAGCCTTTCTGCTTCCACTAgttcactttatttttgtttttcctagctTCTTTAGTGGGATGCTAACCTTATAGCGACAGTCTTTACATTGCACAGTTTTGATATAAATGAATTTCAGTTACCATAGTTTAGTTAAATAATACCACTTGCCCAAAAACACAGTTCGAAGGTCATTGCATGGTGAGTCATTGCATAAACTACAAAATTCACTGCTCGCTTTTACTTCACAAGTCACTGCACaaataacacatacacactgtgaTCAGTGACCTAATCGtgtcacttattttaaaattcgtTGGCCAAAATTTGTTGGCATGGTTACTGCACATGTTATTCAGTTTATTCAAAAAGAGAAAGCATGTAGTTTAGTTGCCTCCTTGTCTTCCAGTGATAAACTCACACGACAAAAATCAATAGTCAAGAGGGATTTGGCCAAGAAGATGAAAGTACAGCAAGACAAGAGAAAGTAATAACCCTGGAAGCAGAATTTGAATCGAAGGTAAACAGAGTTATTGAAGTAACAGTTGACCGGGGAAATGTTGACACTGTTGCTATGAAGAGACTAGCTATGCAAACCAGAGGAACTTAGTAAAGGCCAACTGATATAAATGTAGAAAATGgttgtgatgaaaaggaagaagttcCAGAGA from Delphinus delphis chromosome 10, mDelDel1.2, whole genome shotgun sequence carries:
- the H2AC1 gene encoding histone H2A type 1-A, which produces MCGRGKQGGKAHGKGKSRSSRAGLQFPVGRIYRLLCKGNYAERLAAGLPVYLAAVLESITAQILELAGNVCCDKKTRIIPCHLQLAVRNDEELNNLLGGVTITQGGVLTNIHAVLLPRKTESHHHKV
- the LOC132432735 gene encoding histone H2B type 1-A — translated: MPDQASRSIAVSKKGFKKAITKTQRKEERKHKRCRKESYSIYIYKVLKQVHPDTGISSKAMSIMNSFVADVFERIANEASRLAHYNKRSTITSREIQTAVRLLLPGELAKHAVSEGTKAVAKYTTSL